A region of Verrucomicrobiia bacterium DNA encodes the following proteins:
- a CDS encoding sulfate adenylyltransferase, whose translation MSSRLSHPVDILRFNTCGSVDDGKSTLIGRLLYDSKSLMEDQIEALERSADITGGGQINLANLTDGLRAEREQGITIDVAYRYFATPRRRFIVADTPGHVQYTRNMVTGASSANLSIVLVDARHGVTEQSRRHTCIAALLGIPHLVIAVNKMDLVDWNEERFLAIRSEFEGFLPRLDVLRDVKFIPMSALNGDNVVTPSANTPWHQGPALLGHLETVHIASDWNLSGFRFPVQWVNRPNNPRDPALHDFRGFSGQIAGGIVRKGQSVLVLPSGLKTRIRDLWTHDGSLDEAFCPQSITLVLEDDLDISRGDMIVGLENLPGMDSDLRARVCWMHPRPLQAGRKYLLKQTTQTVQAVVTHLDSRLDIRTFESDPAAPQLAMNDIGEIRLHTARPLVYDGYPQNRLTGSFILIEPGTNMTVAAGMLHPPSALVKPEYTDFAI comes from the coding sequence ATGTCCTCCCGACTCTCCCATCCCGTTGACATCCTCCGCTTCAACACCTGCGGCTCGGTGGACGACGGCAAGTCCACCCTCATCGGCCGTCTCCTCTACGACTCGAAATCGCTCATGGAGGACCAGATCGAGGCCCTTGAACGCTCGGCCGACATCACCGGCGGCGGTCAGATCAACCTCGCCAATCTCACCGACGGACTCCGCGCCGAACGGGAACAGGGCATCACCATCGATGTCGCCTACCGCTACTTCGCCACCCCCCGCCGCCGCTTCATCGTCGCCGACACCCCCGGCCATGTGCAGTACACCCGCAACATGGTCACCGGTGCCTCCTCGGCCAACCTCTCCATCGTCCTCGTCGATGCCCGCCACGGCGTCACCGAACAAAGCCGCCGCCACACCTGCATCGCCGCCCTCCTCGGCATCCCCCACCTCGTCATCGCCGTCAACAAGATGGACCTCGTGGACTGGAACGAGGAACGCTTCCTCGCCATCCGCAGCGAATTCGAGGGCTTCCTTCCCCGCCTCGATGTCCTCCGCGACGTGAAGTTCATCCCCATGAGCGCCCTCAACGGGGACAACGTCGTCACGCCCTCCGCCAACACCCCCTGGCACCAGGGACCCGCCCTCCTCGGCCACCTCGAAACCGTCCACATCGCCAGCGACTGGAACCTCAGTGGCTTCCGTTTCCCCGTCCAGTGGGTCAACCGCCCCAACAACCCCCGCGACCCCGCCCTTCACGACTTTCGCGGCTTCAGCGGCCAGATCGCCGGCGGCATCGTCCGCAAAGGCCAGTCCGTCCTCGTCCTCCCCTCCGGCCTCAAAACCCGGATCCGTGACCTCTGGACCCACGACGGCTCCCTCGATGAAGCCTTCTGCCCCCAGTCCATCACCCTCGTCCTCGAAGACGACCTCGACATCTCCCGCGGCGACATGATCGTCGGTCTCGAGAATCTCCCCGGCATGGACAGCGACCTCCGCGCCCGCGTCTGCTGGATGCACCCCCGTCCCCTCCAGGCCGGCCGGAAGTACCTCCTCAAGCAGACCACCCAGACCGTCCAGGCCGTCGTCACCCATCTCGACAGCCGCCTCGACATCCGCACCTTCGAATCCGACCCCGCCGCCCCGCAACTGGCGATGAACGACATCGGCGAGATCCGCCTGCACACCGCCCGGCCCCTCGTGTACGACGGCTATCCCCAGAACCGCCTCACCGGCTCCTTCATCCTCATCGAACCCGGCACCAACATGACCGTCGCCGCCGGCATGCTCCATCCCCCCTCCGCCCTCGTGAAACCCGAATACACCGACTTCGCCATCTGA
- a CDS encoding FAD:protein FMN transferase, whose translation MAMLRMACAAMATRFELVLHGPEERRLRALGEEAVGEIERIEAALSLYRPDSQVSAVNRRAARQPVRVTPEVFQLIEHACLLSRVTDGAFDVTVAPLVRVWGGMGERGRVPEADEIEAARRCVGWDGIDLDPDRHTIGFRCEGMMLDLGSIGKGYALDRAAEGLRDGGIEAALIHGGTSTAVAWGSPPEIGVWRVAIDPPQGPGCPGVERAGSESGAKPLAVVDLRDETLSVSAVWGKGFEAGGRYYGHVIDPRLGEPVQGAWLAAAVLPSATESDALSTALLVRGAGMLDRIGRAMSVFRGMVVEAGGGVRSLNLTMEA comes from the coding sequence GTGGCGATGCTTCGAATGGCCTGCGCGGCGATGGCGACGCGGTTCGAACTGGTGCTGCACGGTCCGGAGGAACGGCGGTTGCGGGCGCTGGGCGAGGAGGCGGTGGGGGAGATCGAACGGATCGAGGCGGCGTTGAGCTTGTACCGGCCGGACAGCCAGGTGTCGGCGGTCAATCGCCGTGCGGCCCGGCAGCCGGTGCGGGTGACCCCGGAGGTGTTTCAACTGATCGAGCATGCCTGCCTGCTGTCGCGGGTGACGGACGGGGCGTTCGATGTGACGGTGGCGCCGCTGGTCCGGGTGTGGGGCGGGATGGGAGAGCGGGGCCGGGTGCCGGAGGCGGACGAGATCGAGGCGGCGCGACGGTGTGTGGGCTGGGACGGGATCGATCTGGATCCGGACCGGCACACGATCGGGTTTCGCTGCGAAGGGATGATGCTGGACCTGGGTTCGATCGGGAAAGGGTATGCGCTGGACCGGGCGGCGGAAGGATTGCGGGACGGTGGCATCGAGGCGGCCCTGATCCATGGGGGCACCAGTACGGCGGTGGCGTGGGGTTCGCCGCCCGAGATCGGGGTGTGGCGGGTGGCGATCGATCCTCCGCAGGGGCCGGGGTGTCCGGGCGTTGAGAGGGCCGGGTCGGAGTCGGGCGCGAAACCCCTCGCGGTGGTGGACCTGCGGGACGAGACGCTGTCGGTATCGGCGGTGTGGGGAAAGGGCTTTGAAGCGGGCGGCCGTTACTACGGGCATGTCATCGATCCGCGGCTGGGGGAACCGGTGCAGGGCGCCTGGCTGGCGGCGGCGGTGCTGCCTTCGGCAACGGAATCGGACGCGCTTTCCACGGCGCTGCTGGTGCGGGGCGCGGGGATGCTGGACCGAATCGGAAGGGCGATGTCCGTGTTTCGCGGAATGGTGGTGGAAGCGGGGGGCGGGGTCAGATCCCTGAATCTGACCATGGAGGCGTGA
- a CDS encoding helix-turn-helix domain-containing protein codes for MNILTVNEQQSIRTLAERGWSRRRIARELGLHRETVGRYLGPAGASTGAVAAGAAKPAIPPAGSADSEPANPGVTSLNLTIGPASAFRLKCQIQRCDPGLATGTVESGLTQMSNSEM; via the coding sequence TTGAATATCCTCACCGTGAACGAACAGCAGTCCATTCGAACCCTTGCCGAGCGGGGCTGGTCCCGTCGGCGCATCGCACGGGAGCTGGGTCTTCACCGTGAGACGGTAGGCCGATACCTCGGTCCGGCGGGCGCATCGACCGGGGCGGTCGCTGCCGGCGCCGCAAAACCAGCCATTCCGCCCGCCGGCTCCGCGGATTCAGAACCGGCCAACCCCGGGGTCACATCTCTGAATTTGACAATTGGACCCGCGTCAGCGTTCCGCCTCAAATGTCAAATTCAGAGATGTGACCCCGGGTTGGCCACCGGCACGGTGGAGTCAGGCTTGACCCAAATGTCAAATTCAGAGATGTGA
- a CDS encoding phosphoadenosine phosphosulfate reductase family protein, producing MSAPPDLAALNRDLAGKPALEIVRWAIAHAPGHAIVSTNFRPYEAVLLHLCVQVQPDLPVLWVDHGYNRPATYRHAEQLRSRLGLQLRPYLPRLTAAHRDAIDGPIPDPGDEEGLKKFSALMKLEPFQRGMRELAPKVWITALRKVQNPNRAGLDIVSDDANFGTLKVSPLFHWSDAQLEDYLRQHDLPNEWDYFDPAKADEKRECGLHAAWGGKAAAAV from the coding sequence ATGTCCGCCCCTCCCGACCTCGCCGCCCTCAATCGCGATCTCGCCGGCAAACCCGCCCTCGAAATCGTCCGCTGGGCCATCGCCCATGCCCCCGGTCACGCCATTGTCTCCACCAACTTCCGTCCCTACGAGGCGGTCCTCCTCCACCTCTGTGTCCAGGTTCAACCCGACCTCCCCGTCCTCTGGGTGGACCATGGCTACAACCGCCCCGCCACCTATCGCCACGCCGAACAACTCCGGTCCCGTCTCGGCCTCCAGCTCAGGCCCTACCTGCCCCGCCTCACCGCCGCCCATCGCGATGCCATCGACGGTCCCATCCCCGACCCCGGCGACGAGGAAGGCCTCAAGAAGTTCAGCGCCCTGATGAAGCTCGAACCCTTCCAGCGCGGCATGCGCGAACTGGCCCCCAAAGTCTGGATCACCGCACTCCGCAAGGTGCAGAACCCCAACCGCGCCGGACTCGACATCGTCAGCGACGACGCCAACTTCGGCACCCTCAAGGTCAGCCCCCTCTTCCACTGGTCCGACGCCCAGCTCGAAGACTACCTCCGCCAGCACGATCTCCCCAACGAGTGGGACTACTTCGACCCCGCCAAGGCCGACGAAAAACGCGAGTGCGGCCTCCACGCCGCCTGGGGTGGCAAGGCCGCCGCCGCCGTCTAG
- the cysD gene encoding sulfate adenylyltransferase subunit CysD → MSSYHLDHLQYLETEAIHVMREVAAEFERPALLFSGGKDSICLLRLAEKAFRPSDLPLPLLNIDTGHHFPELNAFRDHRAAELGARLIVRTVEQAIASGIAVPVPGEISRNRLQIPTLLAAIEEFRFDCCIGGARRDEEKARAKERFFSFRDGFGQWDPKNQRPELWNLYNGRVNPGEHMRAFPLSNWTELDVWEYIRRERLEVPTIYFSHRRSCVRRGGQWLPVTDLLPPKPREDVRDLVVRVRTIGDIISTGLVESPANTVEDILAEIAAARVTERGSRADDRSSEAAMEDRKKQGYF, encoded by the coding sequence ATGTCCTCCTACCACCTCGACCACCTCCAGTATCTCGAAACGGAGGCCATCCATGTCATGCGCGAGGTCGCCGCCGAGTTCGAGCGGCCCGCCCTCCTCTTCTCCGGCGGCAAGGATTCCATCTGCCTCCTGCGCCTCGCGGAAAAGGCCTTCCGCCCCTCCGACCTGCCGCTGCCCCTCCTCAACATCGACACCGGACATCACTTCCCCGAACTCAACGCCTTCCGCGACCACCGCGCCGCCGAACTCGGCGCCCGCCTCATCGTCCGTACCGTCGAACAGGCCATCGCCTCCGGCATCGCCGTCCCTGTCCCCGGCGAAATCAGCCGCAACCGCCTCCAGATCCCCACCCTCCTCGCCGCCATCGAGGAGTTCCGCTTCGACTGCTGCATCGGCGGCGCCCGGCGCGACGAGGAAAAGGCCCGCGCCAAGGAACGCTTCTTCAGCTTCCGCGACGGCTTCGGACAGTGGGACCCCAAGAACCAGCGCCCCGAGCTCTGGAACCTCTACAACGGCCGCGTCAATCCCGGCGAACACATGCGCGCCTTCCCCCTCTCCAACTGGACCGAACTCGATGTCTGGGAATACATCCGCCGCGAACGCCTCGAAGTCCCCACCATCTACTTCAGCCATCGCCGCTCCTGCGTCCGCCGCGGCGGCCAATGGCTCCCCGTCACCGATCTCCTCCCGCCCAAACCCCGCGAGGACGTCCGCGACCTCGTCGTCCGCGTTCGCACCATCGGCGACATCATCAGCACCGGCCTCGTCGAAAGCCCCGCCAACACCGTCGAGGATATCCTCGCCGAAATCGCCGCCGCCCGCGTCACCGAACGCGGTTCCCGCGCCGACGACCGCTCCTCCGAAGCCGCCATGGAGGACCGCAAAAAGCAGGGTTACTTCTGA